The genomic window TCGCCACCGCCCAACAGCTCCAGCGTCGCTTCGGCATCGAATTTTCCACTTGCCCTATCCTAGAAACCCTCAACGCAGGTGATCCCATCGCAGCCGTCCTTGAACACCTGCGTCCTCAGACCAAAATGCTGGCGATCAGCCATATTCTTTGGAACACTGGCCAAGTTCTGCCGCTACAGTCCCTCATTCAGGCGTGCCGACAGCAAAAACCCGAAATTTTAATCCTAGTGGATGCCGCTCAGTCCGTGGGCGTGCTCCCCCTCTCCCTCGCAGAACTAGATGTTGATTGCTACGCCTTCACCGGCCACAAATGGTGGTGCGGTCCCGACGGCCTCGGTGGACTCTACGTCAGTCCCAACGCTTTAGAGAAGCTAGAACCCACTTACATGGGCTGGCGCGGCGTCACCGTTAGTTCCTCCGGTTACCCCACAGGCTGGCAACCCGATGGCCGCCGCTTTGAAATTGCCACCTCAGCCTATCCTCTGTTTGTCGGCCTGACGGCAGCCCTAAAGCATCAGCAGCAATGGGGGACCGCCCAAGATCGCTATCAGCGCATCCTACAGCTGAGCCAAAAACTATGGCAGCAGATGCGTCAAATCCCTGGTATCCATTGTCTTCGCTCTGCTCCCCCTGAATCGGGCTTAGTTTCCTTCCAATGTGCAGAACACCGAAAGCTGGTTCAAGACCTCGAACACCATCAGATGATGGTCCGGTTAATTGCCGATCCCCAATGCGTACGGGCCTGTGTCCACTACTTAACACTAGACTCCGAGATCGATCAGCTGACAGCGCAAATTTCTCAAATCATGAGTACGCGATAATATGCCCACTCTCAGACCTCTCCTCGGCCTAAATCTCTCAATTGAAGTCACAAAAGTACAACATCTCCGTAGAGTCACAGAACTTTAGCAAGGGAATTTACATAAGTTCCGTGTAATTACTGAAGAGACTCTACGTGAATATTCGGTACTGTTTGATTACAGGCGTGACGTAATCCAATCATGCTTGTTTCAGCACCTTCATGACATTTTCGTCTTGACTTGCTGAGTTTAAGGGGGGATTAAGTTCATCGGCCACACCACCGTGGCCATTCATCTTTACTCAT from Acaryochloris thomasi RCC1774 includes these protein-coding regions:
- a CDS encoding aminotransferase class V-fold PLP-dependent enzyme is translated as MTHSSVKTQTLEEHRQQFPALQNKLYFNYGGQGPLSQPALDAIQSAYIEVQEIGPFTGASNKWITQQVEGARDAIATELNVASSTITLTDSVSTGCNIALWGINWKAGDHLLLSDCEHPSVIATAQQLQRRFGIEFSTCPILETLNAGDPIAAVLEHLRPQTKMLAISHILWNTGQVLPLQSLIQACRQQKPEILILVDAAQSVGVLPLSLAELDVDCYAFTGHKWWCGPDGLGGLYVSPNALEKLEPTYMGWRGVTVSSSGYPTGWQPDGRRFEIATSAYPLFVGLTAALKHQQQWGTAQDRYQRILQLSQKLWQQMRQIPGIHCLRSAPPESGLVSFQCAEHRKLVQDLEHHQMMVRLIADPQCVRACVHYLTLDSEIDQLTAQISQIMSTR